A window of candidate division KSB1 bacterium genomic DNA:
TTCCTCAAAACCATGATGCCGCGCAAACGCCTCGCCGATCTCTACATTTCCCTCGGTTACAACAAGCAGGGCAAGACCGAGCTCTATCGCGATCTGCTGCACCACCTCGCCGCTTCCAACGATCAATTTGAAATCGCCCGCGGCGCACGAGGCATGGTCATGGTTGTGTTTGCCATGCCTGCTTACGACATGGTCTTCAAAGTGATCAAAGATGAATTTCCCCCGCCGAAAGAAACCACCCGTGCTGCGGTTCGGGAAAAATATCGTTTGGTGTTCAAACACGACCGCGCCGGACGCCTGATCGATGCGCAGGAATTTGAGCATTTGAAATTCGAGCGGCGGCGTTTTTCCGAGGCGCTGCTCGCTGAATTGCAAAACGCCGCCGGCGAAAGCGTCGTGGTCAATGATCAGCACGTCGTCATCGCGCATTTGTATGCCGAGCGGCAGGTGATTCCCTTGAATATTTATTTGCACGAGGCGGACGAGGCCTCGGCGTACGCGGCGACGGTGGATTATGGGTATGCGATCAAGGATTTGGCGGCGAGCGGAATTTTTCCGGGCGATTTGCTGCTCAAAAATTTCGGCGTTACCCGCCACGGCCGGGTGGTGTTTTATGATTACGACGAGCTTTGTTTGCTGGACGAATGCAATTTTCGCAGCCTGCCACAATCGCGAACGTATGAAGAGGAAATTGCCGCCGAGCCGTGGTTCAGCGTGCGTGCAAATGACGTTTTCCCCGAGGAGTTCGAGCGTTTTCTCGGCTTGCCGGGAAAACTGCGGGAAGTTTTTCTCGCGCATCACAGCGATCTCTTCGATCCGCATTTTTGGCAGCAACAGCAAGCCCGTCAGCGCGCCGGGGAAATGATCCATATTTTGCCTTACGACCGGAGCAAGCGCCTGT
This region includes:
- the aceK gene encoding bifunctional isocitrate dehydrogenase kinase/phosphatase — translated: MSQGLTDSRLANVGANAIFAAFDAYQTQFNALTRRAQTRFEDRDWLAMQADAVERLELYKKVINRVLLDLHQLLDKRRNDKLIWASMKAVYSGVIASRDDWELAETFFNSVTRRIFATVGVDPQIEFVDSDFATPPTPAKQPVYRVYERAVSTSILLETILGSYGFKTAYENLSRDVQLAASAVEIHLRDLGTLRFVDRVEMIKAVFYRGQGAYLVGRMFSGAHCIPLVLALLNTPQGLVVDAVLLNENDVSILFSFTRSYFHVEVERPYDLVSFLKTMMPRKRLADLYISLGYNKQGKTELYRDLLHHLAASNDQFEIARGARGMVMVVFAMPAYDMVFKVIKDEFPPPKETTRAAVREKYRLVFKHDRAGRLIDAQEFEHLKFERRRFSEALLAELQNAAGESVVVNDQHVVIAHLYAERQVIPLNIYLHEADEASAYAATVDYGYAIKDLAASGIFPGDLLLKNFGVTRHGRVVFYDYDELCLLDECNFRSLPQSRTYEEEIAAEPWFSVRANDVFPEEFERFLGLPGKLREVFLAHHSDLFDPHFWQQQQARQRAGEMIHILPYDRSKRLYEKSSS